The Halobacterium litoreum genome includes a region encoding these proteins:
- a CDS encoding DUF7385 family protein, producing the protein MSTVIDFEAVRHRVKLVRDSGETKLYENRDGVACPVCDEPFDEGLVTECSSRQVTPGGGVRLCLARDDDQLFIFTHA; encoded by the coding sequence GTGTCCACTGTCATCGACTTCGAGGCGGTCCGCCACCGCGTCAAACTCGTGCGGGACTCGGGCGAGACGAAACTGTACGAGAATCGTGACGGCGTGGCGTGCCCGGTCTGTGACGAGCCGTTCGACGAGGGGTTAGTAACGGAGTGTTCGTCGCGACAGGTCACGCCGGGCGGGGGCGTTCGGCTTTGCCTGGCTCGAGACGACGACCAATTATTCATCTTCACGCACGCGTGA
- a CDS encoding methyl-accepting chemotaxis protein, whose translation MLGTLRKLLGGGSERAATDGGTDAGQFSFGDHDRHASAVRERYEVDTARLDPGLPDDAREHFAGLFDENAPETATYVPAYQSAGVTPADFVSAHGASVDAVVDAVFDRLREEGLDESSLDRAEKELRVGLDTVVEDAAAGVAAYDVGEEDEDELNVEDDELLDGIGMPVFMLDAEGEVVAWNKALVDLTGCPESEAVGSSHVSEAFYPDGRRVKTLADKICEAPEDAAAEFDVDRADTEYTLYEDSSTMVDRDGNERRITFSARPIFDDNGDLLAVVETVDDRTEDVERAEAIETLVTELRTTMQALQAGHLESRASFEGNAHVDDKLVGVVSDLNDMADQFERLVGQVDGQTQELASSIQKAAAEANDIADVVGEQNDMLSDAASEMQNFSASMQEVAASSDQVAAAAEQAQTAAENGLEASEGASTATNEVIDISDDLVDSVSELEEKMDEIEGVVEVIAEVADQTNLLALNANIEAARAGEAGSGFEVVADEVKELANETREHTERIAGSIDEVQQQANETVVAVEESHQQIHRAGDEIDDALTALEEIADAVDEAATGITEVARANDEQAETVEDVIVTIEEVQDQAEEASEASERIVDATQEQSRAVQELNSRVDQLTTEEDN comes from the coding sequence ATGTTGGGTACGCTCCGCAAACTACTCGGTGGGGGGTCCGAGAGGGCGGCGACGGACGGCGGTACCGACGCCGGCCAGTTCTCCTTCGGCGACCACGATAGACACGCGAGCGCGGTTCGGGAACGGTACGAGGTCGACACGGCGAGACTCGACCCGGGACTGCCGGACGACGCTCGCGAACACTTCGCTGGTCTGTTCGACGAGAACGCGCCCGAGACGGCGACGTACGTGCCCGCGTACCAGAGTGCGGGCGTGACGCCCGCCGACTTCGTCTCTGCTCACGGTGCGTCGGTCGACGCCGTCGTCGACGCGGTGTTCGACCGGCTCCGCGAGGAGGGGTTAGACGAGTCCTCGCTGGACCGCGCGGAGAAGGAACTCCGCGTCGGTCTCGACACCGTCGTCGAGGACGCTGCGGCGGGCGTCGCAGCGTACGACGTTGGCGAGGAAGACGAGGACGAACTGAACGTCGAGGACGACGAACTCCTCGACGGCATCGGGATGCCGGTATTCATGCTGGACGCGGAGGGAGAGGTCGTCGCGTGGAACAAAGCGCTCGTCGACCTGACCGGCTGTCCGGAGTCGGAGGCCGTCGGGTCGAGTCACGTCAGCGAGGCGTTCTACCCCGACGGGCGTCGCGTCAAGACGCTCGCCGATAAAATCTGCGAGGCGCCGGAGGACGCCGCCGCCGAGTTCGACGTGGACCGCGCCGACACGGAGTACACGCTCTACGAGGACTCCAGTACGATGGTCGACCGGGACGGGAACGAACGCCGCATCACGTTCTCTGCGCGCCCGATATTCGACGACAACGGCGACCTCCTCGCGGTCGTGGAGACCGTCGACGACCGGACCGAGGACGTCGAGCGCGCCGAAGCCATCGAGACGCTCGTCACGGAACTGCGGACGACGATGCAGGCGCTGCAGGCGGGACACCTCGAGTCGCGCGCGTCGTTCGAGGGCAACGCGCACGTCGACGACAAACTCGTCGGCGTCGTGAGCGACCTGAACGACATGGCCGACCAGTTCGAGCGACTCGTCGGCCAGGTCGACGGCCAGACTCAGGAGTTGGCGTCCTCGATTCAGAAGGCGGCGGCGGAGGCCAACGACATCGCCGACGTGGTCGGCGAGCAAAACGACATGCTGTCGGACGCGGCGAGCGAGATGCAGAACTTCTCCGCGAGCATGCAGGAGGTCGCCGCGAGCTCCGACCAGGTCGCGGCGGCCGCCGAGCAGGCACAGACCGCCGCGGAGAACGGCCTGGAGGCCAGCGAGGGCGCGAGTACGGCGACGAACGAGGTCATCGACATCAGTGACGACCTCGTTGACAGCGTCTCCGAGTTGGAGGAGAAGATGGACGAAATCGAGGGCGTCGTCGAGGTCATCGCGGAGGTGGCAGACCAGACGAACCTCCTCGCGTTGAACGCGAACATCGAGGCCGCACGCGCGGGCGAAGCGGGCAGCGGCTTCGAGGTCGTCGCGGACGAGGTGAAGGAACTCGCGAACGAGACCCGCGAGCACACCGAGCGCATCGCGGGGAGCATCGACGAGGTCCAACAGCAGGCCAACGAGACCGTCGTCGCCGTCGAGGAGTCCCACCAGCAGATTCACCGCGCCGGCGACGAGATCGACGACGCGCTCACGGCGCTCGAAGAGATCGCCGACGCCGTCGACGAGGCCGCGACGGGTATCACGGAGGTCGCGCGCGCGAACGACGAACAGGCCGAGACCGTCGAGGACGTCATCGTCACCATCGAGGAGGTCCAAGACCAAGCCGAGGAGGCGTCCGAGGCGTCCGAGCGCATCGTCGACGCTACCCAGGAGCAGTCCCGTGCGGTCCAGGAACTGAATTCGCGGGTTGATCAACTCACCACGGAGGAGGATAACTGA
- a CDS encoding ATPase domain-containing protein translates to MSTNTLYSLGLDEHDRLNNELGGGIPGGSIVLIEGDYGAGKSAMSQRFTYGLCEEGHSVTLVSTELTVRGFIDQMHSLSYDMEEHLLNENLLFFHADVDTGKSALRSTGAVDDEDGNRKQLLKRLMEADKMWQADTVVIDTFDAILRNDPKFEALVRQNDERQAALEIISFFRDLVSQGKVIVLTVDPSTVDEEAIGPFRSIADVYLELQMVEVGNDVRRSIAVRRFAGMGEQVGDTIGYSVRSGTGIVIESRSVA, encoded by the coding sequence ATGAGCACGAACACACTGTACTCGCTCGGGTTGGACGAGCACGACCGACTGAACAACGAGCTCGGGGGCGGCATTCCCGGCGGGAGCATCGTCCTCATCGAGGGAGATTACGGCGCGGGGAAGTCCGCGATGAGCCAGCGGTTCACGTACGGCCTCTGTGAGGAGGGACACTCCGTGACGTTGGTGTCGACGGAGTTGACCGTCCGTGGGTTCATCGACCAAATGCACTCCCTGAGTTACGACATGGAAGAGCACCTGTTGAACGAGAACCTGTTGTTCTTCCACGCGGACGTCGACACGGGGAAGAGCGCGCTCCGGAGTACCGGGGCCGTCGACGACGAGGACGGCAACCGCAAGCAGTTGCTCAAGCGGTTGATGGAGGCCGACAAGATGTGGCAGGCCGACACCGTCGTCATCGACACGTTCGACGCCATCCTCCGGAACGACCCGAAGTTCGAGGCGCTGGTCCGGCAGAACGACGAGCGGCAGGCCGCCCTCGAAATCATATCGTTCTTTAGGGATTTGGTCTCGCAAGGAAAGGTCATCGTTTTGACCGTGGACCCCAGTACTGTCGACGAGGAGGCAATCGGGCCGTTCCGGTCTATCGCCGACGTGTACTTGGAGTTACAGATGGTGGAGGTCGGGAACGACGTCCGGCGCTCCATCGCCGTTCGCCGGTTCGCCGGGATGGGCGAGCAGGTGGGTGACACGATCGGGTACTCGGTGCGGTCCGGCACGGGAATCGTCATCGAAAGCCGCAGCGTGGCATAG
- a CDS encoding flagellar protein G, whose product MASVSSSTLIIFIASILVAASVAGTMTNGVQRLSDALGDRSVDVSQEIQTDVEIISDSASSSSIYDGGNLTLLVKNTGSGGLAADPSVVDVIVDGTYVTNVSLSVVDGSSWGPGNVVRVTASGVDLSSGDHRAVVIVHGDREVLEFRT is encoded by the coding sequence GTGGCCAGTGTCTCATCCTCGACGCTCATCATCTTCATCGCGAGCATCCTCGTGGCGGCGTCCGTCGCGGGGACGATGACGAACGGCGTCCAGCGGTTGAGCGACGCGTTGGGGGACCGGAGCGTCGACGTCAGCCAGGAGATTCAGACGGACGTGGAGATAATCAGCGACTCCGCGAGTTCGTCGTCCATCTACGACGGGGGTAATCTGACGCTGCTCGTGAAGAATACGGGCTCAGGCGGATTGGCCGCGGACCCGAGTGTCGTCGACGTCATCGTCGACGGGACGTACGTGACGAACGTGTCGCTGTCCGTGGTCGACGGCTCCAGTTGGGGGCCGGGGAACGTCGTCCGGGTGACGGCGTCGGGTGTGGATCTGTCGAGTGGCGACCACCGCGCGGTCGTCATCGTTCACGGCGACCGTGAGGTGTTGGAGTTCAGAACATGA
- a CDS encoding archaellin/type IV pilin N-terminal domain-containing protein encodes MFEFINDEDERGQVGIGTLIVFIAMVLVAAIAAGVLINTAGFLQSKGQATGEEASAQVSNRINVVSAYGNVTNENVDEVSLVVRQAAGADNINLSKTTIQWIGPDKAKTLTYNGSADAGNFTTNQVKGENNPVLVDQSDRLEVIIDANAVTSNLEAGDEVQLTITTQYGSKTTYWANVPESLKDKNAVKL; translated from the coding sequence ATGTTCGAGTTCATCAACGACGAAGACGAGCGCGGTCAGGTGGGGATCGGGACGCTCATCGTGTTCATCGCGATGGTCCTGGTCGCCGCGATCGCCGCGGGCGTCCTCATCAACACGGCCGGCTTCCTCCAGTCCAAAGGCCAAGCGACTGGCGAAGAAGCCTCCGCGCAAGTGTCGAACCGCATCAACGTCGTCTCCGCCTACGGCAACGTTACGAACGAAAACGTTGACGAGGTGAGCCTGGTCGTGCGGCAGGCCGCGGGCGCCGACAATATCAACCTCTCGAAGACTACGATCCAGTGGATCGGCCCGGACAAAGCAAAGACGCTGACGTACAACGGTTCCGCTGATGCCGGGAACTTCACGACGAACCAAGTCAAGGGTGAGAACAACCCGGTTCTCGTCGACCAGTCCGACCGTCTTGAGGTCATTATCGACGCCAACGCGGTGACCAGTAATCTCGAAGCTGGCGACGAAGTGCAGCTGACGATTACGACGCAGTACGGTTCGAAGACCACCTACTGGGCGAACGTGCCCGAATCGCTGAAAGACAAGAACGCAGTCAAGCTGTAA
- a CDS encoding FlaD/FlaE family flagellar protein: MTLNPREYDAEELRSAARKSDDENIRELKERLAEHEQTADEAVRSGQLKQLLFMHSSADEERLQRPYLESMPGKYAAEITLFEWLDFLLERGGVKRSLEAIEYYENIGWVGDEAAEKLRNHVRGFAGPADEESHSDFEMADHVLSLVFIARLASME; the protein is encoded by the coding sequence ATGACCCTGAATCCACGCGAGTACGACGCAGAGGAGTTGCGCAGTGCGGCCCGGAAGAGCGACGACGAGAACATCCGGGAACTGAAAGAGCGGCTGGCGGAACACGAGCAGACCGCGGACGAGGCGGTTCGTTCGGGGCAACTGAAACAGCTCCTGTTCATGCACTCGAGCGCCGACGAGGAGCGTCTCCAGCGTCCGTACCTGGAGTCGATGCCGGGGAAGTACGCCGCTGAAATCACGCTGTTCGAGTGGCTGGACTTCCTGCTGGAGCGCGGGGGCGTGAAGCGCTCGCTGGAAGCCATCGAGTACTACGAGAACATCGGCTGGGTCGGGGACGAGGCAGCGGAGAAACTTCGGAACCACGTTCGCGGGTTCGCGGGGCCGGCCGACGAGGAGAGCCACTCGGACTTCGAGATGGCCGACCACGTCCTGAGTCTGGTGTTCATCGCACGGCTGGCGTCGATGGAGTAA
- a CDS encoding FlaD/FlaE family flagellar protein — MKFIHLTPTALVFLQFGALAVGMASWLDDDEGSGDSGGDDEFEMDDDFDDDFDDEFGSFDDMEDGGGGAGGADASVNELEHRIEELETEVSNVASKANTVRSENEQISESVEDVEENVRKLLEIYEMVTRGVNPFVDDVETEAMGGGASGQSFGLFDDEEEDGGDGGGGGEDLDADIADADADDFFEDDAFDDGMEEGDDMGGFDDFEEEEGADDEMDGFGDFEDEDGGEEAAGDGGGTSFDELKEEYESGEADWAEGEEGGDDAIDAEEKPDLGFDDSDLEEDEEATDEVAEDDGFDFEEEETEDAGGAESGTDIDESSGTAPALGLRTRGDGPHLEEHPNGYLADVVSLEWLNYLLAEFGPKNTVRTLNYYERIGWIGEPARDQLFDYLEGLTDSDYLYREEFGTTELTMDDHLKSLDYIEELASEDIERAIVDRCEDLHRNGIQR; from the coding sequence ATGAAGTTTATCCACCTCACCCCGACTGCCCTGGTCTTCCTGCAGTTCGGGGCGCTGGCCGTCGGTATGGCCAGTTGGCTCGACGACGACGAGGGGTCGGGGGACTCCGGAGGGGACGATGAGTTCGAGATGGACGACGACTTCGACGACGACTTCGACGACGAGTTCGGTTCCTTCGACGACATGGAGGACGGCGGTGGCGGGGCGGGCGGTGCGGACGCCTCGGTGAACGAACTGGAACACCGAATCGAGGAACTCGAGACCGAGGTGTCGAACGTCGCGTCGAAAGCGAACACCGTCCGGAGCGAGAACGAACAGATCAGCGAGAGCGTCGAGGACGTCGAGGAGAACGTCCGGAAGCTCCTGGAGATCTACGAGATGGTGACGCGCGGCGTGAACCCGTTCGTGGACGACGTCGAAACCGAGGCCATGGGCGGCGGCGCCAGTGGCCAGAGTTTCGGGCTCTTCGACGACGAGGAAGAGGACGGCGGTGACGGCGGCGGCGGTGGGGAGGACCTCGACGCCGACATCGCGGACGCGGACGCCGACGACTTCTTCGAGGACGACGCGTTCGACGACGGGATGGAGGAAGGCGACGACATGGGCGGCTTCGACGACTTCGAAGAGGAAGAAGGGGCGGACGACGAGATGGACGGATTCGGCGATTTCGAGGACGAGGACGGCGGCGAGGAGGCCGCCGGCGACGGTGGCGGGACGTCCTTCGACGAGTTGAAAGAGGAGTACGAATCCGGCGAGGCCGACTGGGCGGAAGGCGAGGAGGGTGGAGACGACGCGATAGACGCCGAGGAGAAACCCGACCTCGGGTTCGACGACTCCGACCTCGAAGAAGACGAGGAAGCGACGGACGAGGTGGCCGAGGACGACGGCTTCGACTTCGAGGAAGAGGAGACCGAAGACGCGGGCGGCGCCGAGTCCGGGACGGACATCGACGAGTCGTCCGGAACGGCACCCGCGCTCGGCCTGCGGACGCGCGGAGACGGCCCGCACCTCGAAGAGCACCCGAACGGCTACCTCGCGGACGTCGTCTCGTTGGAGTGGCTGAACTACTTGCTCGCGGAGTTCGGGCCGAAGAACACGGTGCGGACGCTGAACTACTACGAGCGCATCGGGTGGATCGGCGAGCCGGCCCGCGACCAGTTGTTCGACTACTTGGAGGGGTTGACCGACTCCGATTACCTCTACCGCGAGGAGTTCGGGACGACCGAACTGACCATGGACGACCACTTGAAGAGTCTCGATTACATCGAGGAGTTGGCGAGCGAGGACATAGAGCGAGCAATCGTGGACCGGTGCGAGGACCTCCATAGAAATGGGATTCAGCGTTAG
- a CDS encoding fla cluster protein FlaF has translation MGFSVSGSAAILFIAAFVSVGILYSAAFNGYERVQDADDRHGERVLERRNTVVDVTNVTYNTTSDELTVNVTNSGATSLSVNETDLLLDGEFRSRSGYDSWSVGGQTDTTLWLPGETYSVTVTTASQPDRVKVVTSSGVAATEVV, from the coding sequence ATGGGATTCAGCGTTAGTGGTTCGGCGGCGATACTGTTCATCGCCGCGTTCGTGAGTGTCGGTATCCTGTACTCGGCGGCGTTCAACGGGTACGAGCGCGTACAGGACGCCGACGACAGACACGGGGAGCGCGTCCTGGAGCGTCGCAACACGGTCGTCGACGTGACGAACGTAACGTACAACACGACCTCGGACGAACTGACAGTGAACGTGACGAACTCGGGGGCGACGTCGCTGTCGGTGAACGAGACCGACTTGCTGTTGGACGGGGAGTTCCGGAGTCGGAGCGGTTACGACAGCTGGAGCGTCGGCGGGCAGACGGATACGACGCTGTGGCTCCCCGGCGAGACGTACAGCGTCACCGTGACGACGGCGAGCCAGCCCGACCGCGTGAAAGTGGTGACGTCGTCGGGTGTGGCGGCGACGGAGGTGGTCTGA
- a CDS encoding type II/IV secretion system ATPase subunit translates to MADHGSRQIGHELRETSSRHTHLREYLQRFKQFTGEFPELIDEPTDDWEAAKPNVLYPVGGPIFCHVYGDLGKDTKYYTIEPELSGPEAAVFKNVQERILEKSVTKPAPEEEAEYDDRIEELLQETVRIDGDEDDGVFHRVRQLPNNLGSLVKDFDSSTLADRMTGDERGQMSMDSGDLSTKQVKAGARQVASAPKNFAQSFRRAVPMFREAMEEAFGFGRIPVSQATYENIRYQLNRDIVGFGPLEPVMRDPYNEDIHVIGPSGCYVDHGTFGMLETTVDFGTPEEFDGWLRNMGERIGDPVSDSDPIVDSTLPDGSRVNIIYSDDVSLKGPSLTIRQGEDVPLSVGQITKWGTLSPELAAYLWLCLENEQTVFVVGETASGKTTTLNSIMAFIPRDSKIYTAEDTAEVIPPHDTWQQLLTREGQGENSADVDMFDLVAAALRSRPDYIIVGEVRGEEGRMAFQAAQTGHPVMLTFHASDIVSMIQRFTGEPINVPETFMDNADVALFQNRVKQGDDVLRRVTSVQEIEGYSKEMGGVVTRQAFYWDPVEDEIVFQGRNNSYVLEEQIATLLGYADTREIYDELDFRAEIIERIIQEDLIEYHDFNDAVASFQRDGVEGLPFTISRGF, encoded by the coding sequence ATGGCAGACCACGGGAGCAGACAGATCGGGCACGAACTCCGGGAGACGTCGAGTCGCCACACCCACCTCCGGGAGTACCTCCAGCGGTTCAAGCAGTTCACGGGCGAGTTCCCGGAGCTCATCGACGAGCCGACCGACGACTGGGAGGCCGCGAAGCCGAACGTGCTCTACCCCGTGGGCGGCCCCATCTTCTGTCACGTGTACGGCGACCTGGGGAAGGACACGAAGTACTACACCATCGAACCCGAACTGTCGGGCCCCGAGGCCGCGGTCTTCAAGAACGTCCAAGAGCGCATCCTCGAGAAGTCGGTGACGAAGCCGGCGCCCGAGGAGGAGGCCGAGTACGACGACCGCATCGAGGAACTGCTCCAGGAGACGGTGCGCATCGACGGCGACGAGGACGACGGCGTGTTCCACCGCGTCCGCCAGCTCCCGAACAACCTCGGGTCGCTGGTGAAGGACTTCGACTCGTCGACGCTCGCGGACCGGATGACCGGCGACGAGCGCGGGCAGATGTCGATGGACTCCGGCGACCTCTCCACCAAGCAGGTGAAGGCGGGCGCGCGACAGGTCGCCTCGGCGCCGAAGAACTTCGCGCAGTCGTTCCGTCGCGCCGTGCCGATGTTCCGCGAGGCGATGGAGGAGGCATTCGGATTCGGTCGCATCCCCGTCTCGCAGGCGACGTACGAGAACATCCGGTACCAGTTGAACCGCGACATCGTCGGGTTCGGACCGCTGGAGCCGGTGATGCGCGACCCGTACAACGAGGACATTCACGTCATCGGCCCGAGTGGCTGTTACGTCGACCACGGGACGTTCGGGATGCTGGAGACCACCGTCGACTTCGGGACGCCCGAGGAGTTCGACGGCTGGCTCCGGAACATGGGCGAGCGCATCGGCGACCCGGTGTCCGACTCCGACCCCATCGTGGACTCGACGCTCCCGGACGGGTCGCGTGTGAACATCATCTACAGCGACGACGTGTCGCTGAAGGGGCCGTCGCTCACCATCCGTCAGGGCGAGGACGTGCCGCTGTCCGTCGGCCAGATTACGAAGTGGGGGACGCTGTCTCCCGAGTTGGCGGCGTACCTCTGGCTCTGCCTCGAAAACGAGCAGACGGTGTTCGTCGTCGGGGAGACGGCGTCCGGGAAGACGACGACGCTGAACTCCATCATGGCGTTCATCCCCCGGGACTCGAAGATTTACACCGCGGAGGACACCGCGGAGGTCATCCCGCCACACGACACGTGGCAGCAACTCCTCACCCGGGAGGGGCAGGGCGAGAACTCCGCGGACGTGGACATGTTCGACCTGGTCGCGGCCGCGCTGCGTTCGCGTCCCGACTACATCATCGTCGGTGAGGTGCGTGGCGAGGAGGGTCGGATGGCGTTCCAGGCGGCACAGACCGGTCACCCCGTGATGCTGACGTTCCACGCGAGCGACATCGTCTCGATGATTCAGCGCTTCACTGGGGAGCCCATCAACGTCCCGGAGACGTTCATGGACAACGCCGACGTGGCGCTGTTCCAGAACCGCGTGAAGCAGGGCGACGACGTCCTGCGTCGCGTCACCTCCGTGCAGGAAATCGAGGGGTACTCGAAGGAGATGGGCGGCGTCGTCACGCGGCAGGCGTTCTACTGGGACCCCGTCGAGGACGAAATCGTCTTCCAGGGCCGGAACAACTCCTACGTGCTCGAAGAGCAGATTGCGACCCTGCTCGGGTACGCGGACACGCGCGAAATCTACGACGAACTGGACTTCCGCGCGGAAATCATCGAGCGCATTATCCAGGAGGACCTGATCGAGTACCACGACTTCAACGACGCCGTCGCGTCGTTCCAGCGGGACGGCGTCGAGGGCCTCCCGTTCACGATATCTCGCGGGTTCTAG